One genomic window of Actinoalloteichus hoggarensis includes the following:
- a CDS encoding ESX secretion-associated protein EspG — translation MSERFTLTALAADAVRVHLKTRLPPLFYTVGFGESEEERRRLHRTAWAELDALGLLDRGEPVPFLADAFTTLSRPMRAVYGAYQLDRTTGANAVSVANGEFAVLATQTEPEGSTEAERPLTIERIWSTSLARAVVEVLPQVPAGQGTSVSLPSDDMLHAAQRSGRSMTALRSALTAAGLRGGEADVVARTLTAHRLRAGQISAGSFDRLTGRTTDGTYRVDFIDTADGRYLMGHRPSHDGRRWFTIAPADRAMLARQVEELLATFERRD, via the coding sequence GTGAGCGAACGATTCACCCTGACCGCACTCGCCGCCGATGCCGTGCGCGTCCACTTGAAGACCCGTCTTCCGCCGCTGTTCTACACCGTGGGCTTCGGTGAGTCGGAGGAGGAACGTCGGAGGCTGCATCGCACCGCGTGGGCCGAGCTCGATGCGCTCGGGCTGTTGGATCGCGGCGAGCCCGTCCCCTTCCTCGCCGACGCCTTCACCACGCTGTCCCGGCCGATGCGCGCCGTGTACGGCGCCTATCAGCTCGACCGGACGACGGGGGCGAACGCGGTGTCGGTGGCCAACGGCGAGTTCGCCGTGCTGGCGACGCAGACGGAGCCCGAGGGCAGCACCGAGGCCGAGCGGCCGTTGACCATCGAACGCATCTGGTCGACGTCGTTGGCGCGTGCCGTCGTGGAGGTGCTGCCGCAGGTGCCCGCGGGCCAAGGAACGTCGGTGAGCCTTCCCTCGGACGACATGCTGCATGCCGCGCAGCGATCCGGCCGCTCGATGACCGCGCTGCGGTCGGCGCTGACCGCGGCGGGGCTGCGCGGCGGCGAGGCCGACGTCGTCGCACGGACGCTCACCGCGCACCGTCTCCGAGCAGGCCAGATCAGCGCGGGCAGTTTCGATCGGCTCACCGGTCGGACGACCGACGGCACGTATCGGGTGGACTTCATCGACACCGCCGACGGGCGCTACCTCATGGGCCACCGGCCGTCCCACGACGGCCGACGATGGTTCACCATCGCCCCGGCGGATCGGGCGATGCTCGCGAGGCAGGTGGAGGAGCTGCTGGCCACTTTCGAACGGCGAGACTGA
- a CDS encoding DUF3558 domain-containing protein: MIRKSRPARTLVPIFIASLTLAACNQDPGALSVESTPPSSSISESATGATAGAIAVPNPVDATGISPCSFLSAGDAASLELPETGEPHEVWMSEACKWTDPDSGLNAIVYLDAEFSLADIYAQEDSFSIFEPRTIDGYPAVIANRVDSTTSCEVFLATTEEQIIVIDSTAARRDNLDACEWGAEIAGATLKNITE, from the coding sequence TTGATCAGGAAAAGTCGCCCCGCCCGGACGCTGGTACCGATTTTTATCGCATCGCTCACACTGGCAGCGTGCAATCAGGACCCAGGCGCACTCTCAGTGGAGAGCACGCCGCCGAGTAGTAGCATCAGCGAGTCGGCGACAGGCGCCACCGCTGGAGCGATCGCCGTTCCGAACCCTGTAGACGCAACAGGGATTTCTCCATGCAGCTTCCTTTCCGCGGGAGACGCCGCCAGCCTCGAACTACCCGAGACGGGCGAACCTCATGAGGTCTGGATGAGCGAGGCCTGCAAGTGGACCGACCCCGACTCAGGCCTCAACGCGATCGTCTACCTCGATGCCGAATTCTCTCTGGCCGACATCTACGCACAAGAAGACAGTTTCTCGATCTTCGAACCGAGGACGATCGACGGATACCCGGCGGTAATTGCGAACCGAGTGGACTCGACGACCAGTTGCGAGGTATTCCTGGCCACGACAGAAGAGCAGATCATCGTCATCGACTCCACCGCGGCCAGGAGAGATAATCTCGACGCCTGCGAATGGGGAGCCGAGATTGCGGGAGCCACCCTGAAGAACATCACAGAATAG
- a CDS encoding DUF5926 family protein, producing the protein MAKRTAVKRKDRAGGREDGLNPRRPCECGSGKRFKACHGTGGGAADVIITRPFEGLASECELIALREFVPSATARLPLVDGVSAVDVTLASVLPMAAAAMRRNDDQALVGLQVQTRSGDLSRDLARAVRWVADAGAGDMLPVVGPDDDPAGPRLQDLLIADAPLDIELHPDFAWWIPEGTEATPEITVSLERANEAIMPTERLDGTDIRAAYWVDAGEKAHLRWVRPEPEEKLLAAMARLAARDALTLGEGSRYAGSFRAHGLLVPVWDLDRELHAREWEKPAADLGVRLTEALGTLEDTPLDESERRARAGLIGRQITLR; encoded by the coding sequence GTGGCCAAGCGCACAGCGGTCAAGCGTAAGGATCGGGCGGGTGGCCGCGAGGACGGCCTCAACCCGAGGCGGCCCTGCGAATGCGGCTCGGGCAAGCGGTTCAAGGCCTGCCACGGCACCGGCGGCGGTGCGGCCGACGTGATCATCACGAGGCCGTTCGAAGGCCTCGCCTCGGAATGCGAGCTGATCGCGCTCCGTGAGTTCGTGCCCAGCGCCACCGCACGGCTTCCGCTGGTCGACGGCGTCTCGGCCGTGGACGTGACGCTGGCCTCCGTGCTGCCGATGGCTGCCGCGGCCATGCGTCGCAACGACGATCAGGCACTCGTCGGACTCCAGGTCCAGACGCGGTCCGGCGATCTCAGCCGCGACCTCGCCCGCGCCGTGCGCTGGGTGGCCGATGCAGGCGCCGGCGACATGCTGCCGGTGGTCGGGCCGGACGACGACCCGGCGGGCCCGCGACTCCAGGATCTGCTGATCGCCGACGCGCCGTTGGACATCGAGCTGCACCCCGACTTCGCCTGGTGGATCCCGGAGGGCACCGAGGCGACTCCCGAGATCACCGTCTCGCTGGAACGCGCCAACGAGGCGATCATGCCGACCGAGCGGCTCGACGGCACCGACATCCGTGCCGCGTACTGGGTCGATGCGGGCGAGAAGGCACATCTGCGGTGGGTACGGCCCGAGCCGGAGGAGAAGCTGCTCGCCGCGATGGCCCGACTCGCCGCGCGCGATGCGCTCACGTTGGGCGAGGGCAGCCGCTACGCGGGATCGTTCCGGGCCCACGGACTGCTCGTGCCGGTGTGGGATCTCGATCGTGAGCTGCACGCCCGGGAGTGGGAGAAGCCCGCCGCCGACCTCGGGGTCCGACTCACCGAGGCACTCGGCACCCTCGAGGACACCCCGCTCGACGAATCGGAACGGCGTGCTCGGGCCGGCCTGATCGGGCGGCAGATCACGCTGCGCTGA
- a CDS encoding glycerophosphodiester phosphodiesterase, producing MSPAVVAHRGASADRAEHTLAAYTLALEQGADALECDVRLTRDRHLICIHDRSVDRTSSGRGLVSELTLAELSALDFGGGHPTGRSDPTAADGRLPVDRATGPLRFDDLLDLVVGASRPVRLFVETKHPVRFGGLVERALLHTLARHGLTRPASKEDSPVVMMSFSSRAVRRVREHAPALPTVLLLDRIGRSLHDGTLPPWADYTGPGIRLLRSDPDYVRRAEARGHPTYCWTVDEPADIELCRRLGVRFLATNRPAATRSVLGPAPSTTVPSA from the coding sequence GTGTCACCAGCCGTCGTCGCTCATCGCGGCGCATCAGCCGACCGTGCCGAGCACACGCTGGCCGCCTACACGCTGGCCCTGGAACAGGGGGCCGACGCACTCGAATGCGACGTCCGGCTCACCAGGGATCGGCATCTGATCTGCATCCACGACCGCAGCGTCGACCGGACCTCCTCGGGGCGGGGCCTGGTGAGCGAACTGACCCTGGCGGAACTGTCGGCCCTGGACTTCGGCGGCGGGCACCCGACGGGGCGGTCCGATCCCACCGCCGCCGACGGACGCCTGCCCGTCGACCGCGCCACCGGTCCGCTCCGATTCGACGACCTCCTCGACCTCGTGGTCGGTGCGTCGCGACCGGTCCGGCTGTTCGTGGAGACCAAGCATCCGGTCCGGTTCGGCGGCCTCGTGGAGCGGGCGCTGCTGCACACCCTCGCGCGGCACGGACTCACCAGGCCCGCGTCGAAGGAGGACTCGCCCGTGGTGATGATGTCCTTCTCCTCGCGCGCGGTGCGGCGAGTCCGCGAGCACGCGCCCGCCCTGCCGACGGTGCTGCTGCTCGACCGGATCGGCCGGTCCCTCCACGACGGCACGCTGCCCCCGTGGGCGGACTACACCGGACCGGGCATCCGTCTGCTGCGGTCCGACCCAGACTATGTCCGGCGGGCCGAGGCTCGCGGGCATCCGACGTACTGCTGGACGGTCGACGAGCCCGCCGACATCGAGTTGTGTCGTCGACTCGGCGTCCGCTTCCTCGCGACCAACCGGCCTGCCGCCACCCGGTCCGTCCTCGGTCCTGCTCCGTCGACTACCGTTCCCAGCGCGTAA
- a CDS encoding sensor histidine kinase, which produces MGPVSELLTDRTVLTTLAVIGVLGMFVMLCRARRVSTSVEDATLRALHRVSQAAPELREGLTEESANRATPHLRELLQCVAVGLTDRAGLISWDGEANHHYDDLADKVGEVVSGGKRAHVDHADLDCTHKACPMRHASIIPLLVEGEIKGSLVVVADTGGKRLVNAAEELGHYVCTQLALAELQESRERLAKAEVQALRAQISPHFIYNALNTISSFIRTDPEEARDLLQDFAEFTRYSFRATGLFTTLAEELRNVDRYLTLERARYGEDRLRVQLRIAPEVLPVVVPFLVVQPLVENAVRHGLASKRGGGTVTVEAADNGTEALISVEDDGVGMDPNRLNKEFTNAHLSGAHVGLGNIHDRMQSVFGNEYGLIVETNLGAGMRVTMRVPKFSPGVRPLPATPEDDAVPETPIDETQAPPSIADEPRDDAEPLERTRTELAVPGEPATDDARARTAALGRRDGS; this is translated from the coding sequence ATGGGACCCGTGAGTGAGCTGTTGACCGATCGCACAGTTCTCACCACGCTTGCCGTGATCGGGGTGCTGGGCATGTTCGTCATGCTCTGTCGGGCTCGTCGGGTCAGCACCTCCGTCGAGGACGCCACGCTGCGTGCCCTGCATCGGGTGTCGCAGGCCGCGCCCGAACTGCGCGAGGGGCTGACCGAGGAGTCAGCCAATCGAGCGACACCACACCTGCGGGAGCTGTTGCAGTGCGTAGCCGTGGGGCTCACCGACCGAGCGGGGTTGATCAGCTGGGACGGCGAGGCGAACCACCACTACGACGACCTGGCCGACAAGGTGGGCGAGGTCGTCTCCGGCGGCAAGCGCGCCCATGTCGATCATGCCGATCTCGACTGCACGCACAAGGCCTGTCCGATGCGACACGCCTCGATCATCCCGCTGCTGGTGGAAGGCGAGATCAAGGGATCGCTGGTCGTGGTGGCCGACACCGGCGGCAAACGACTCGTCAACGCCGCCGAGGAACTCGGACATTACGTCTGCACCCAGTTGGCGCTGGCCGAGCTCCAGGAGTCGCGAGAACGACTGGCCAAGGCCGAGGTGCAGGCCTTACGGGCCCAGATCTCGCCGCACTTCATCTACAACGCGCTCAACACGATCTCCTCCTTCATCCGGACCGATCCGGAGGAGGCGCGGGATCTGCTCCAGGACTTCGCGGAGTTCACGCGATACTCGTTCCGCGCCACCGGGCTGTTCACCACGCTCGCCGAGGAGCTGCGCAACGTCGACCGATATCTCACCCTGGAGCGGGCCCGCTACGGCGAGGACCGGCTGCGGGTCCAGCTGCGCATCGCACCGGAGGTGCTGCCGGTCGTCGTGCCTTTCCTGGTCGTGCAGCCGCTCGTCGAGAACGCCGTGCGGCACGGCCTCGCCAGCAAGCGAGGCGGCGGCACCGTGACCGTCGAAGCGGCGGACAACGGCACCGAGGCGTTGATCAGCGTCGAGGACGACGGCGTCGGCATGGACCCGAACCGGTTGAACAAGGAGTTCACCAACGCGCATCTCTCCGGCGCCCATGTGGGGCTCGGCAACATCCACGACCGGATGCAGTCGGTGTTCGGCAACGAGTACGGCCTGATCGTGGAGACCAATCTCGGCGCGGGGATGCGGGTCACGATGCGTGTGCCCAAGTTCAGCCCCGGTGTTCGGCCGCTGCCGGCCACGCCGGAGGACGACGCGGTCCCGGAGACGCCGATCGACGAGACGCAGGCGCCGCCCTCGATCGCCGACGAACCACGCGACGACGCGGAGCCGCTGGAACGGACCAGGACCGAGCTGGCGGTGCCCGGCGAGCCCGCCACCGACGATGCCAGGGCGCGGACGGCCGCGCTGGGCAGGCGCGACGGGAGCTGA
- a CDS encoding ESX secretion-associated protein EspG: MNAMAERFTLSALAVDALRTRLRTTITPLLHAASLDDADHEPDDLRREAWLELDAMGLLDRGEPVPFLTTAFHALHRPSRSVTGSFLVSDLGLHAIAASSGEFAVLATRSEPVGSAGADRSLTLERIRPTSLARVVVEALPPVQAGRGDPVRIPSERLLRAYDAGVLDPARLSSVIAAAGLRPPDARLLERVLTARVEREGRISATGFDPLAGRTADAAYQVEFRDTADGRYLLRHRPESDGRRWFTLAPADRTTLIGQVEILLSSIGPRI, translated from the coding sequence ATGAACGCCATGGCCGAGCGGTTCACCCTCTCCGCACTCGCGGTGGACGCGTTGCGCACTCGGCTCCGCACGACGATCACGCCTCTGCTGCATGCCGCAAGCCTCGACGACGCCGACCACGAACCTGATGATCTACGCCGGGAGGCCTGGCTGGAGCTCGACGCGATGGGCCTGCTTGATCGCGGCGAGCCGGTCCCGTTCCTGACGACCGCGTTCCACGCACTGCATCGACCCAGCCGCTCGGTGACAGGCTCCTTCCTGGTGTCCGACCTCGGACTGCACGCCATCGCCGCGTCGAGCGGGGAGTTCGCCGTCCTGGCTACGCGCTCGGAGCCGGTGGGATCCGCCGGGGCCGACCGCTCGCTGACGCTGGAGCGGATCCGGCCGACGTCGCTGGCTCGGGTGGTCGTCGAGGCGCTGCCCCCGGTCCAGGCCGGGCGGGGCGATCCGGTGCGGATCCCCTCGGAGCGCCTCCTGCGAGCCTACGACGCGGGTGTCCTGGACCCGGCGAGACTGTCGTCGGTGATCGCCGCCGCCGGCCTGCGCCCCCCGGACGCCCGGTTGCTGGAACGGGTCCTGACCGCACGGGTCGAGCGGGAAGGGCGGATCAGCGCCACCGGCTTCGACCCGTTGGCGGGTCGCACCGCCGATGCCGCCTACCAGGTGGAATTCCGGGACACCGCCGACGGCCGTTATCTGCTGCGGCATCGACCCGAGTCGGACGGCAGGCGATGGTTCACCCTCGCGCCCGCCGACCGAACGACGCTCATCGGCCAGGTCGAGATCCTGTTGTCCTCGATCGGGCCTCGGATCTGA
- a CDS encoding S49 family peptidase, producing MSVTDKLAARLPLPGRLGERAERAPVVAVIRLHGVITPNPGPTTRGALSLHTVETALTKAFAHDRLAAVALEINSPGGSPTQSALIADRIRGLAEAKAHRTRSVPVLAFCEDVAASGGYWLACAADEIYAHPTSLVGSIGVISSGFGLTGLLERIGVERRIHAAGAHKVRLDPFSPQKDEDVEWLTGLQSDLHEQFAGWVRERRGDRLTGTEEELFSGEVWTGAKARGLGLVDELGTLREVIARRFPKAEISVAEPRRNLLSRLGFGSGAQLSFGRSTAATGVLQMIEGLEQRAMWNRFGL from the coding sequence ATGAGCGTGACCGACAAACTGGCCGCCCGTCTTCCGCTGCCCGGCAGGCTCGGCGAGCGTGCGGAACGTGCACCGGTGGTCGCCGTGATCAGACTGCACGGCGTCATCACGCCGAACCCCGGCCCCACGACGCGCGGCGCACTCAGTCTGCACACGGTGGAGACCGCGCTGACCAAGGCGTTCGCCCACGATCGACTGGCCGCGGTCGCCCTGGAGATCAACTCGCCGGGCGGATCCCCGACCCAGTCGGCGTTGATCGCCGATCGCATCCGAGGCCTGGCCGAGGCGAAGGCACATCGGACGAGATCGGTCCCGGTGCTCGCCTTCTGCGAGGACGTCGCCGCGTCCGGCGGCTACTGGCTGGCGTGCGCGGCCGACGAGATCTACGCGCATCCGACGTCGTTGGTCGGTTCGATCGGAGTGATCAGCAGCGGCTTCGGTCTGACCGGGCTGTTGGAACGCATCGGCGTGGAGCGGCGGATCCACGCCGCAGGGGCGCACAAGGTCCGGCTCGATCCGTTCTCTCCGCAGAAGGACGAGGACGTGGAGTGGCTCACGGGACTCCAGTCCGACCTGCACGAGCAGTTCGCCGGGTGGGTCCGTGAACGGCGCGGTGACCGGCTGACGGGCACCGAGGAGGAGCTGTTCTCCGGGGAGGTGTGGACCGGAGCCAAGGCCAGGGGCCTGGGGCTGGTCGACGAGCTGGGCACGCTGCGCGAGGTGATCGCCCGCCGATTCCCCAAGGCCGAGATCTCGGTCGCCGAACCGCGCCGCAATCTTCTCTCCCGCCTCGGCTTCGGTAGCGGCGCGCAGCTGTCTTTCGGCCGTTCCACTGCGGCGACCGGCGTACTCCAGATGATCGAAGGTCTCGAACAGCGCGCGATGTGGAACCGGTTCGGGCTGTAG
- a CDS encoding LytR/AlgR family response regulator transcription factor encodes MVSTHDNGAGLIVLAVDDEDRGLDELLYCLRRNNRVRRILTAFDSADALRVLRSNDAELRERSRAGLSPVDVVFLDIAMPGLDGMELGKVLTAFRVPPALIFVTGFDNQSLEAFNVGATDYLVKPPNAERVDEALRRAERLRRPESGPGTVTPAEDEVIPVELAGTTKLIPRSSIRYVEAQGDYARLHTVDGSHLVRIPLSQLEERWSEVGFARIHRSYLVSLSLVSELQMSSSGYSVRLGNGETAIELPVSRRHTRELKDRLVRSPKRGLGPGR; translated from the coding sequence ATGGTGAGCACTCACGACAACGGCGCGGGACTGATCGTCCTCGCGGTCGACGACGAGGATCGCGGCCTGGACGAGTTGTTGTACTGTCTGCGCCGCAATAATCGAGTCCGTCGCATCCTCACCGCCTTCGATTCGGCCGATGCCCTCCGTGTCCTGCGCAGCAACGACGCCGAGTTGCGGGAGCGTTCCAGGGCGGGGCTGTCTCCGGTCGACGTGGTCTTCCTCGACATCGCGATGCCGGGGCTGGACGGTATGGAGCTGGGCAAGGTGCTCACCGCGTTCCGGGTTCCGCCCGCGTTGATCTTCGTCACCGGCTTCGACAATCAATCTCTGGAGGCGTTCAACGTCGGCGCCACCGACTACCTCGTCAAACCGCCGAACGCGGAGCGGGTCGACGAGGCGCTACGGCGGGCGGAGCGGCTGCGCCGACCGGAGAGCGGCCCGGGCACGGTGACCCCCGCGGAGGACGAGGTCATCCCCGTCGAACTCGCGGGCACGACGAAACTGATACCACGGTCCTCGATCCGCTATGTGGAGGCGCAGGGCGACTACGCACGTCTCCACACCGTCGACGGCAGCCATCTGGTACGCATTCCGCTCTCGCAGCTGGAGGAGCGCTGGTCCGAGGTCGGCTTCGCCCGTATCCACCGGTCTTATCTGGTCTCGTTGTCGTTGGTGAGCGAACTTCAGATGTCCTCGTCGGGCTATTCCGTGCGGCTGGGGAACGGGGAGACGGCCATCGAGCTTCCGGTGAGTCGCCGCCACACCCGGGAGCTGAAGGATCGGCTGGTGCGGTCGCCCAAACGGGGACTCGGTCCGGGCCGATGA
- a CDS encoding SgcJ/EcaC family oxidoreductase, with protein sequence MTTHDDAAPVVQDETVDHQADLASVAEVIREVEAAVNTNDAELLTARFTENTVVVNAAGSLLTGRRELLAANRRALAGFLRDEHVRYELGDVVFLRPDVAIAVKTARSATAAGEPLEADPSMIALYVLVKEAGRWWVAARENTLIPA encoded by the coding sequence ATGACGACACACGATGACGCCGCCCCAGTGGTTCAGGACGAGACGGTCGACCACCAGGCTGACCTCGCCTCCGTCGCCGAGGTGATCCGCGAGGTCGAGGCCGCCGTCAACACCAATGACGCCGAGCTCCTGACCGCTCGCTTCACCGAGAACACCGTGGTCGTCAACGCCGCCGGGTCTCTGCTGACGGGACGACGAGAGCTGTTGGCCGCGAATCGGCGTGCCCTCGCGGGCTTCCTGCGCGACGAGCACGTCCGCTACGAGCTCGGCGACGTCGTCTTCCTGCGGCCCGACGTCGCCATCGCCGTCAAGACCGCGCGGTCGGCGACCGCCGCCGGGGAGCCGTTGGAGGCGGATCCGTCCATGATCGCCCTCTACGTCCTGGTCAAGGAGGCGGGCCGGTGGTGGGTCGCGGCCAGGGAGAACACCTTGATCCCCGCGTGA
- a CDS encoding cytochrome P450 codes for MSVAQSAAAQPFDPTDSSFLADPYPTFAAMRAAGPVHRHDGMGLQLAVTHAAASAVLRHRSLGRVWTDAEPAAEFGAFNLLHQTSLLENEPPTHTRLRRLVSAAFGRGHVERLRPWVERLADQMVAGLADRIDATGSGDLLAEVAAPLPVEVIAELLGVPQSDRGLLAPWSNAIVKMYEFDLPEERRRAAEQAAREFVEYLRGLVALRRRAPGEDLVSDLVAVTDSDGARLSEDELIGTAVLLLMAGHEASVNVVGNGVSALLRHPTQWRRLLDDPSLLPTAADELIRFDSPLQLFERTAVEEVEIAGVVLAPGERVAALLGAAARDPLVFDDPDALDVGRDPNPHIGFGLGIHYCLGAPLARIEVTAILAALLRRLPTLSAAGTPRRRDEFVIRGLHDLPVSR; via the coding sequence ATGAGCGTCGCCCAGTCTGCCGCCGCGCAGCCATTCGATCCGACCGACTCGTCGTTCCTGGCCGATCCGTACCCGACGTTCGCGGCCATGCGCGCGGCCGGGCCGGTCCACCGCCATGACGGCATGGGGCTCCAGCTTGCCGTCACTCATGCGGCCGCCTCCGCGGTGCTCCGACATCGATCACTCGGCCGGGTCTGGACCGACGCGGAGCCCGCCGCCGAGTTCGGTGCGTTCAATCTGCTGCACCAGACCTCGTTGTTGGAGAACGAGCCGCCGACCCACACCCGACTGCGTCGCCTCGTCTCGGCCGCCTTCGGCCGAGGTCACGTCGAACGGCTGCGGCCATGGGTCGAGCGGCTGGCCGATCAGATGGTGGCCGGGCTGGCCGATCGGATCGACGCCACCGGCTCCGGAGACCTGCTCGCCGAGGTGGCGGCTCCGCTGCCGGTCGAGGTGATCGCCGAGCTGCTGGGCGTCCCGCAGTCCGACCGCGGCCTGCTCGCCCCCTGGTCGAACGCGATCGTGAAGATGTACGAGTTCGACCTGCCCGAGGAGCGCCGACGAGCGGCGGAACAGGCCGCCCGGGAGTTCGTCGAGTACCTGCGCGGGCTGGTCGCGCTGCGCAGGCGGGCCCCCGGCGAGGACCTGGTGTCCGACCTCGTCGCCGTGACCGACTCCGACGGCGCTCGGCTCAGCGAGGACGAGCTGATCGGCACCGCCGTCCTGTTGTTGATGGCGGGCCACGAGGCGTCGGTGAACGTCGTCGGCAACGGTGTCTCGGCGCTGCTGCGGCATCCGACACAGTGGCGGCGACTGCTCGACGATCCCTCGTTGCTGCCCACGGCCGCCGACGAGCTGATCCGATTCGACTCGCCGCTCCAGCTCTTCGAACGCACGGCCGTCGAAGAGGTCGAGATCGCCGGGGTGGTCCTGGCTCCGGGCGAGCGGGTCGCCGCTCTGCTCGGCGCCGCGGCCCGTGATCCGCTGGTGTTCGATGATCCGGACGCGCTGGACGTGGGACGCGATCCGAACCCGCACATCGGCTTCGGCCTCGGCATCCACTACTGCCTCGGTGCACCGCTGGCCAGGATCGAGGTGACCGCCATCCTCGCGGCGCTGCTGCGGCGGCTCCCGACGTTGTCGGCGGCCGGGACGCCTCGGCGACGCGACGAGTTCGTCATCAGGGGGCTGCACGATCTTCCGGTGAGCCGATGA